TTAAAATTAAGTATTTTCTATAATTTCTTTTTAACTTTTTTTTAAACTTATTTTTACCACAACATTTATATATTTTTGTGTATAAATTATGATTTATAGGTATCTATAATATATCTAGTATGGATTGATTTATATGCTTAAAAAAAGGGATAAAATGGGTTATGGCGAAGATATGAATCATCAGATAGTAAAGTCTATTGAAAAAATGAACAGCCACAGTGATAAATTATTTTATGAGCAGTTATATCTTCAAAAAGATCCTGTAAAATACAATGAATTTAAAGATTGGTGTATTGAAAGAGGATATTTAAATGAATTGTATAAAAAAGAGTAATATCTGTTATTTTATTATATGTATGTAATTTTTAAATGCTCTTTAACTAAAAATAAATAAGAGAATGTAAAAATAAGTGTGGGAGCTGTAATTGGGAGTGTTAATAAAAAATTAATGGTGAAATCAAATTATTTAAAATAGCCTCATAATAACTCTGTGTGATTGAAGAATTAACTGATTGTAAGGTAGTTGGCAATATTAATTCTAAAAAAACATGATTTATTATATAAATAAAATTAAAATAAAAAAAATATTATGGTTTCATCATCAAATCCATAATACTGAAAGCTTCATTTTCTTTTTTAATGCCTGGTCCGTTTAATCCGCCAAATGCATTTTTTGCAAATTCCTTGTTAAGTCTTTTAGAAACTTCACCAAAAATCATTTTATAAGCCTTACATTGAGGATCAACAGCTTTTGGAGTTTTACTGGCTACAATAGCATTATATGGACATCCGCCTTCGCAATATTTTACATATCTGCATTTGGCACAGTTTTCATCAACATATTCTCTAAATTCTTGAAGTTTTGCCCATGCGTCAGACTCTTTTAGCTTATCAAAACTTGGGTTTGCTTTGACATTGCCTAAAATATATTCATCCATTCCTACAAACCTGTAGCATGGATAAATTGAACCGTCTGCACCGACAGCTAATGTTGTACCTATACAATCTGCAAACGTACATAATGTTCCCCTTCTTCTGAATGTACTTTTAGCAATGTGGTCAAGATCCATTACACTGAATTTATCTAAATCATAAAGATACTTGTCTAGCCAGTCTATTAAAAGTTTTCCGTGTTCTTCCTGATCAAGAGCCCATGGGTCAGCATTGTCTCCACGTAGTGACGGAAGTGCAGCATGTATTTTTAAATTCATACCATGGGATTTGAAAAATTCATATAACTCGTCACTGTAGTCTTTGGAATATTGAGTTACTGTTAAAACAAAGTTTATGTTTAATCCTTTTTCTTTTGCTCTTTCATATCTGCCAATGGTTTTTTTAAAGTAACCTTCTGCTCTTTGATAGTCATTAATTTCTTCAGGTCCGTCAATACTGGTACTTACAGCAACATTGTACTTTAAAAATAAATCGATTAGTTCATCTGAAAGTAACCAGATATTACTTTGAAGTGAAAAACCTTCTAAATTGTCTATTTTGGATAATTTTTCTAAAGCTTCAGCATAGAAATCATAGCCTGCAAGAAGAGGTTCTCCTCCGTGGAATGTAAAATGAACTTTATCATCTCTGAAATCTTTTAACCATGTGATAATGTCATCAATTACGCTAATGTCCATCATTTCTTTTGTTGATTCTGAACCCCAACAGTATTTGCAGTTGCATTGGCAACCTAAAGTGGGAATTATCATTACATGAAAAGTCATTTTATCCGTAATATTTATTTAATTCTTTTAAAAGTTCTTTTTTTTCGTCTTCTTCCATACTATCATTTACAAAGAAAATATAACCGCAATCTTCGCATTTTACAGTGTCTAACTCTGCATGTGCTCTGTGATTGTCTAACATTTTTCTGTGTACATGTTTATCTTTGGAACCGCATTTTGGGCATGGAGCTAATATTTCTTCGAGTTTCATGTTTATCACTTTTTATTTTATTATTTAAAAAAATTTCTGATATATTTTCATACCGATACTTTTTACGAATAATACTTTAAATTTAAAGAAATGGCCTTCAAATTCTTTTTTAACTTTATCAAGTTCTTTTGGAATGTCCAGGTGTTGGGGGCATTTTCTTAAGCACTTTCTGCATCCATTACATAATCCTGCATTTGAACTGTCTATCATAATTCCGCTTACAGTTAAATAATAATCGATTAAGCTTTGATTTAAAAGGCCTTTTTGATTGAATAAATATTTTTCATTATATATTTTCATGCATTCAGGAATATTCACGCCTCTGGGGCAGGGCAGGCAGTATCCGCAGCTTGTACAGTTAATTTGAAGCAATTCTTTTAAGGCTCTTTTTGCATAATCGATTGTTTCAAGTTCTTCCAAACTCATGGAATGGGGTTCAACACTATTTCCAATAGCTATATTTTCATCAATTTGAGCTATGTTATTCATTCCTGAAAATACACAGGTTATTTCAGGATGATTTAAAATCCAGGATATGCTCCATTCTGCATTTGTTTTTGAGGGGTCGGCTTTTTTAAATATACTTTCAACTTTATCAGGCATTTTCCCGGCTAAAATTCCACCTTTTAAAGGTTCCATTACAAAAATTCCCATTCCTTTTGATGCTGCATGGTGAATTCCTTCAATATCTGCCTGAACATTGTTATCAAAGTAATTATATTGGATCATCACCATATCCCAGTCATATGCATCAAGTAATAATGGAAATTCTTCAGTAGTGCCGTGGTATGAAAAACCGACATATTTTATTTTTTCCTCTTGTTTTGCCTTTGATAAGAATTTTAAAACATCTTTTTTAAGCAGTCTGTTCATAGCTTTCAAATCAACATTGTGTAGAAAGTAATAGTCAATACAGTCAATTTGCAGCCTTTCTAACTGTTCATTTAATATTTTTTCCATATCTTCATACTTTTTTATGTTCATTGCAGGCAATTTTGTAGAAATTTTGACTTTGTTTCTATATTCTCCTTTTAGAGCCTTTCCAAGGACTTTTTCACTTTCTCCATTATTATAGATAGCTGCAGTATCGATAATGTTTATTCCATTGTCTATTGCATGGTGTATTAACTTTTCAGATTCTTTGTAGTTGATTTTACCATTTTTTGAAGGTAGTCTCATAGCTCCAAAGCCTATTGGTGAGAGTTCTTCTCGTGTTTTTTTGACAATCCTCTTTTCCATAATAATATAGTTAGTAAATGACCATAATAAATATGTTTAGAAAATTTAAATAAAAGGTTATTATTTTATATATACTGGATAAACAACTAAAATTCTTAATTTTTTTGAAAAATTGTAAACAATTAGTTTTTGATGTTTTGAATATGGCTGATTTTTCTGAACATTAATCACTAAAGTTCTTGACGGAGCTAAATAAATCGATATGATAATATTTATATATTGATGAAATTAAACTTATAATTATACCTATTTGACAATTAGGTTATTATGACTAATTTTTGAGGGTATTGATTTATTTTAAAAGGTGATGAATAGTGGTTTCAAAAAAGATTATAGCTATTGTTGTTGTAATAGCAGTGTTGGCTGTTGGTGTTGGAGTATGGGCTAACGGTTCAGCAAGCACTGATGACAGTTTAAATGGACAGGAAGTAAATTTAGCTGCTGCGGCTAGTTTAAAAAATGTTTTTGATGAAAAATTAATTCCAATGTTTGAAGAAAAATATCCTGGAGTAAAAGTCACTCCAACTTATGCTTCAAGCGGTGATTTACAAAAACAAATCGAAAATGGTTTGGATGCAGATGTATTTATGTCTGCAGGTAATAAACAGATGAATAAATTAGTTAATGAAAGTTTAATTGATAACAGTACTAACATTCAATTTTTAGAAAATAAAGTTGTTTTGATTGTACCTAAAGATTCCGACTTAAACATATCTTCATTTGAGGATTTGAAAAATGTAGATGGTAACATTGCTATGGGAGATCCTTCTTCAGTACCTGCAGGTCAATATGGTAAGGAAGTATTAACCAATCTTGGTGTATGGGACAGTGTTGAATCCAAATTGTCTTTAGGTACTGACGTAACTGCTGTATTAAATCAGGTAGCTCAGGGGTCTGCTGAATGCGGTATTGTATATTCTACTGATGCCAAATCTAATGATGATGTTAAAGTAGTTTGTGAAGCTCCAGATGATGCTTTAAAAACTCCAGTTATTTATCCGGTAGCTGAACTTAAAAACTCAGAGCATCAGGATGCTACTCAAAAGTTCATGGAATTCTTAAAAAGTAAAGAAGCTAAAGATGTATTTGTTGAATATGGATTTACAATTCATGAATAAACTTTATAACTTAAAATCCATATGATAATTTAAAGGAGAATTATTAACATGACTGACTGGACTCCAATTTTTATTTCAATGAAAACAGCAAGTTTATCAATTTTTATAACCTTTTTTTTAGGATTAATAGTTGCCTGGGGCATTGTTAAACTTAAAAATGATTCAGTAAAAATTGTACTTGACGGTATTTTTACACTTCCAATTGTATTGCCTCCTACTGTTGTAGGATTCTTTTTATTGTATATTTTTGGTGTTAGGGGTCCGATAGGTAAGTTTTTTGTAGACTTTTTTTCTGTGAAAATAGCATTTTCATGGTCTGCAACAGTTATCGCTGCAGTGGTCATGTCTTTTCCTTTAATGTATCGTTCTGCCAGAGGTGCATTTGAACAGGTAGATTCTAATTTATTGGATGCTGGCCGTACATTGGGGATGTCTGAGTTCAAAATTTTCTGGAAAGTTTTGCTTGCAAATGCACTTCCAGGAATTATTAGTGGGGGAATACTTGCCTATGCCAGAGGTTTAGGTGAGTTTGGTGCTACGGCAATGATTGCAGGAAATATTGCAGGACAAACTAGAACTCTTCCAATGGCGGTTTATTCTGAAGTAGCTGCCGGTAATATGGGAGATGCTTTTAATTATGTAATATTCATTGTTATTATATCATTTATAGCTATTTTTATTATGGATTATGTTTCAATACGTAAGGAAAGGCAGTGGAAATAATTTGGGGAATATGTTATGAGTAATGAATTGTTAAAAGTAAATATTCAAAAGAAACTTAAAGAATTTGACTTAAATGTGGATTTTGAATTAAAAAAAGGATGTTTAGGTATTTTAGGTCCTTCAGGTTGTGGTAAAAGTATGACTTTAAAATCTGTTGCAGGTATTGTAAATCCAGATAATGGTGTTATAAGTTTAACTACAAATGATGAAACTGTTTATTATGATTCTAATGAAAAAATTAATTTAAAGCCCCAAAAAAGAAATGTAGGATACTTATTTCAAAATTATGCATTATTTCCGAATATGACTGTAGAGGAAAATGTTGCTATTGGTTTACCTAAAGATTATGATGAAAAAAGGTTAACTGATATGATTAAACGCTTTCGTTTAGAAGGTTTGGAAAAGAGATATCCTAGAGAGTTATCTGGAGGTCAGCAGCAAAGAGTAGCTTTGGCCCGTATATTGGCTTACAGTCCGGATGTTATACTGTTGGATGAACCGTTTAGTGCAATGGATACATTTCTAAAAGAACAGTTACGTATTGAACTTAGTAATGTACTGAAAGATTTTGACGGATTTTCTATTCTTGTTACCCATAATCGTGATGAAGTATTTCAGTTTTGCGATGAGCTTTTAATATTGGACAAGGGTAAAATTATTGCAAAAGGAACTACTCACGATGTGTTTGAGAATCCAAAAAAAGTTCAGGTTGCTAGACTTACAGGATGTAAAAATATTTCTAAAGTTGAAATAATAGATGATTATCATCTTAAATCATTAGAATGGGGAATTACATTTGAAGTAGCTGAAAAAATTTCACAGGATATTACTCATATTGGAATAAGGGCACATGATTTTTTGCCTGCTGAAAAAGATGATATTAATTCATTTGACACTATAAACGCAACAAAATTGGAAATACCTTTTGAATGGCAAATAACGTTGGCAAATGGATTATGGTGGAAATTAGATAAAAAATACATGATCATGAATTTATAATTCCTGATTATTTAAAGGTAGATCCTAAAAATATTATCTTGTTGGAAGAGTAATTCAATATAAATGTATTTTTAATGGTATCTGAATTAATATGGATTCATTTTATCCAATTAATTATTATTTTTTGGAAAATGAAATAACGATTTTTATTTTTTTAAGTGTTTTTATAGTTTTTGTTCTGTTTAGATTACAGGCATTAATAAAAAATAAGATGCTAGTAAACAGATAAAAAAATCAGCTGACTTTTTGGCGGAGCCATAATAAACTTTAAATTATTTAAATAAGATATTATTTTTCATGAAACTGACAATTATTGGAACCGGCTATGTAGGTCTTGTTACCGGAACTTGTTTTGCAGAAATGGGAAATAAAGTTTACTGTGTTGATAATGACTTGGAAAAAATAGCTAATTTAAAAAATAATATCTTACCTATTTATGAACCTAATTTGGCATCATTAGTTAAATCCAATCAAAAAAAGGGAGATTTAATTTTTACCAGTGATTTAAAAGAGGCTTTAGACAATTCCAATATTATTTTCATAGCTGTTGGAACTCCTGAACATGAGGACGGTAGCGTTAATTTAGATTATGTTTATGATGTAGCTTCAGAAATAGCTGATGTTATTAGCCAGGATTCATTAATTGTCATTAAATCTACTGTTCCTGTCGGCACTGCTTTTAAGGTTAAGAAAGTAATAGAATCTAATTTAAATAAAGATATTAAAATTGATATAGCCAGCAATCCTGAATTTTTAAAGGAAGGGGTAGCTATTGCTGATTGTATGCATCCTGACCGTGTAATTATTGGTGCACAAAATGATGAAGTTTTTGAGACTTTAAAAGAGTTATACTCATCATTTATTGTTAATAGTGATAGATTTGTTTTGATGGATGTTAAAAGTGCTGAAATGAGCAAATATGTTGCCAATGCTCTGCTTGCTACTAAAATATCTTTCATGAATGAAATAGCCAATATATGTGAGAAAGTTGGTGCAAATGTTAAAAATGTTCGTTTAGGTATTGGCAGTGATAAAAGAATAGGTTATGATTTTATTTATGCTGGCTGCGGTTATGGTGGAAGCTGTTTTCCTAAAGATGTAAAAGGGCTGATTAATACTGCCCTTGATAATGTTATGAACCTAAGATTTTGGCTAATGTTGATGATGTCAATGAAAATCAAAAGCTTGTTTTAGTAAACAAGATTGTTGATAGGTTTGGTGAGGATTTATCAGGTCTAACTTTCGGTATTTGGGGTCTTTCTTTTAAACCTCAAACTGATGATGTAAGGTGTGCACCTTCTTTAATAATAGCTTCTGAAATTATTAAAAGGGGTGGAAAAATAAAAGCATATGATCCAAAAGCCATTGATAATTTCAGACAGAACTTTGATTCTAAAAATATTGATTATAAAAAATCCAAATATGATGTTTTAGATGATAGTGACTGTCTTGTTTTAATTACTGAATGGAAAGAATTCAGAGCTCTTGATTTGGATGAATTAGCTAAAAGATTAAACCAGAAGATTATTTTTGACGGCAGGAATATTTATTCACCTAAAATTAGAGAAGCAGGTTTTGAGCTATATCAAATAGGTTGCTAAAACTTTTAGCAATATCTAAATTTTATTTTTTAAATTTAATGAATTTTAAATTATTTTTAGTGTTTTGTTTTTATTTTCCTATTTTTCCCTATTCAATTCTAGATTTGTTATGATAAATCATTATATTTATAAACATTATTTGACAGATATAATATTAATTTTTATAATGATATTTAGGTGTTTTCATGTTAACATCAGTACAAAAAGAAATTTTACAAACATTAATTAATTTGTACCAGTCTGCTAACGGCGGATCTATTAAAGGTGAAGACATTGCTGAAATTATGAGTAGAAATCCGGGAACAATTCGTAATCAGATGCAATCTCTTAGAAGTTTAGGTTTGGTTAAAGGAGTACCAGGGCCTCGTGGTGGTTATAAACCTACTGTAGAAGCTTATCACTCTTTAAACATTTCAGTCACTGATAAGGATTTTAATGTACCTATTTATAAAGATGGGGAAAAATTAAAAGATATTTCAGTTGCAAAAATTGAATTTACAAGTATTCCACAGCCTGGCGAATGTGAGGCAGCTATTAAAGTTTTAGGAAACATTAAGGATTTAAGTTTGGGAGATACCATTAGAATAGGCCCTACACCAGTTAACAATTTGGGAGTAATGGGTAAAATTGTAGGTAGGGATGATATGGACAATATTTTGCTTGTAGACACTACTACAATTAGAAGTATTCCTAAAAATACTGTTGGCGATATAGCCAGCCGTGATGTAGTATCTTTAAAAGTCAGTTCTACTTTAAAGGAAGCTGCAGAAGTTTTTGCGTTTAATGATATTAAAGGAGCTCCTGTAATGGAGGATGGTAAAGCAGTAGGAGTATTTACTGTAACTGACCTTGTTAGAGCAATAGCTAATAATAAAGAGGATTTGCTTGTTGGAGATTTAATGACTACGAATATTGTAATCGTTAATGAAGACATGAGAATAGCTAATGCTATTGAAATAATGCTTAAAAAAGCAATAAGTAGGGTGCTTATTGCTGATAACGATAATAATTTACTTGGAATTGTTACAAGAACAGATTTAATTAATTCCATAACAAATTTAAGTCAATTCCCTATTATTACCCAATAATTATTTTTTACAAGTGATTTAATGAAAGTAAATCAGATAGACATTTCTAAAGATATGAAAGTAAGTGATTTGGTGGCTCAATTTGAAGCATCAGATGTTTTAGGTGCTGGCAGAGTTGCAAGGGCTACTAATATTCTGGCAAATATGATTAAAGATGAAGATACAAATGTATTTATGAGCCTTGGAGGTCCTTTAATTCCTGGGGGGATGAGAAATATTGTTTCTCAAATGATAAGGGAAGGTCATGTGGATTTAATCGTATCAAGCGGAGCTAATCTTACTCATGATTTACTTGAAGCATTTGGTGGAGCTCATTACAGGGATGAAGGAAAAGATGATGAGGAACTTAATGCTGAAGGAATTGGCAGAATAGCTGATATTAATGTGGGATCCAATGATTTTGAAGTTTTTGAAAAGGAAATAAATAGATTATTTGAAATAATATCTGCTAAAAAACCTGTAATATCTATTCAGGAATTAATTTATGAAATTGGAATGTTGATTGATGATGAAAATTCTTTTATAGCTACTGCAGCAAGAAATAATGTTCCAATTTTCGCTCCAGGTATTATTGATTGTATGATTGGTTTGCAGTTATGGATTTTTTCACAGGACCATGATTTTACAATAAGTGCAGCTGGAGATATGCCTTATTTGTCAGATATTGTATTTGGCAGCGAAAAGGTAGGTGGAATCTTACTTGGAGGAGGCCTTACAAAACATTATACTTTAGCTTCAAATATTTTAAACGGTGGTCTTGACTGTGCAGTTCAGATAACAATGGATAGGCCGGAAGCAGGTAGTTTAGGTGGAGCTCCATTAGAAGAAGCTAAATCATGGTCAAAAGCAAAATGCGGATCTAATTTAGCTACTGTTGTTGGAGATGTTACAATTATCTTCCCGTTAATCTATGCTGCTGCATTAGATAAGATCTGATTTATTTTTATGGTGATTTTAAGTGAGTTATATTATTTTGGCTGTTTTATTTTTCTTAAGTGGATTTTTCATGAAATTGTCCGATGATGCCTGTGATGTAGGTGATGACAAGTCATTAGCTATTGCACTGGGACTGTTATGTGCAATAACTTCAGCATTTGCAACAGTATCAAGTGCATCTGCAGCATACATATTTATCGGAATTTTAATTGGTAATTTGCTTGCCTTAAAAGTTGACGGAATTCATCATATTATAACTTTGGTATTGTTTGTATTGATTTCATTAGTTATGGGCATTCCGGAGTTAAGTGTGGTTATTTTATTAATATGTATATTTTCAGCACTTTTAGATGAAATAGGACATGAATTAATAAGTAATTTAACTGAAAACAAATTTTTAAATTACTTTTTTGAATATAGGTGTGCAATGAAAGTAGCAATATTCTTACTGGCTGTTTGCGGTGTATTCAATATATTTTTCTTTGTATTGTTTATATTATTTGAGTTCGCATACCTAGTTGCAGGTTCAATATCTGAAAATGGTTTATTTAAAAAAAGTAGAATTTAAAAAGGATTTTTTAATCCTTTATTATTTTTTCACAGGCCAGTGCAGGATTATCTGATTCATAAATGCTTCTTCCAACAATAATGGCACTTGCAAATTCAAGAGTTTTTTTAGCATCTCCACCCTGTTTTCCGACACCTGGAGAAATAATGCAGGCATCATCACCTACAATGTTTCTTATTTCACTTAATCTGTCTAATCTTGTAGCCGGTGCAACATAATTGGTAATTCCCATATCAACTCCCATTTTAGCTATAGCTTCAGCATCTTTTTGTAAAAACATTTTAGCTCCCGGATGTGACATTTCAGTAAGTAAAAATATTTCTTTTTCGTGTTTATTTGCACTGTCTAGACAAGCCTGAACACTGTCGGAACCTACAAAACCGTGACAGATTATTGCATCTGCTCCTGCATCAAATGTTAAATCGCAGATTTTGGAATTGGTAGCGTCAATGTCTGCAACTTTATAATCGCAGATTATATTTGCACCAAATTCATCTTTTATAATTTTAATGATTTCTAATCCTTCAGCTAATGTCAATGGATATCCTATTTTTATTGTATTGATATAGGGGCTTACTTCTTTACATATTTCAATTGCTTTGTCTTTATTGGTTACATCAAGTGCTAATATTAAGTTATTTTTAATATTCATTTGGAATCGCCTTTAGTAATTTGTAGTTGGTTTATATTTATTGTATTTTAACAGTTATATAAATTAGGAATTATTTTTTGGTGTACTTAATTTAGTAATACTTTTCATACTATCTTTGTCTAATTCGAATTTTATTTTTAATTTTATTATATTTTTTTTATTTTTTGCCTTGAATTTTTATAATTAGTTCATTATTCAAGTAAAATTTATATATGATAAACATAAAAATAATGTAATACCAATTTGATTTTTTGTTGGATTGGTTAAAGAGAATGAGTATGTTTTTGGCTTATTTTGGAGGAATATAATTATGCATATTATGGAAGGTTTTTTACCTGCAGAGTGGTGTGCTGTTTGGTTTATTATATCAATACCAATAGTGCTCTACGGTGTATATCAGATAAAGAAGATTACAGAAACCACACCGGAATCTAAAGCTTTGATTGCTGTAAGTGGTGCATTTATGTTTATTTTATCTTCATTGAAATTACCGTCTGTTACTGGAAGTTGTTCACATCCGACTGGTAACGGATTTGGCGCAGTATTATTTGGACCTGCAGTTACTGCAGTGTTAGCTTCAATTGTTTTAATTTTCCAAGCATTATTACTTGCTCATGGTGGAATTACAACTTTAGGAGCAAATATATTTTCAATGGGTATTGTAGGTCCTGTTGTCGCATGGATTGTATATAAAGCTTTAATAAAAGCAGATGTTCCATCTATTGTTGGAGTTTTCTTTGCAGCATTTTTAGGAGATTTATTAACTTATGTTGCTACATCATTCCAGTTAGCTCTTGCTTTCCCACTTCCTACTTTTGGAGCAGCTTTATACAAATTTTTAATAATATTTGCTGTTACTCAAATTCCTTTGGCAATTGGTGAAGGTATTTTGACTGTGATTATTTGGGATAGATTGAAAGCATATAAACCAAAATTGTTGAAAAAACTTGATGTATTAAGTGCTAAGGAAAACTAGGTGGTTATTATGAAAAAATCAACATCAATCATTTTATTAGCAGTTGTAATTATTTTGTTTATTGCACCGTTAGTAATGTATAACGGCTATGGTGAAGACGAAGGATACTTTGGCGGAGCTGATGACCAAGCTGGAGAAGCTATTGAAGAAACAGGTTATGAACCATGGTTCTCATCTATATGGGAACCACCAAGCGGTGAAATTGAAAGTTTACTTTTCGCACTTCAAGCAGCTATCGGGGCATTGATAATCGGATATGCCTTTGGTTATTGGAGAGGCCAATCTAAAAAAGAGGATTAATTTCCTCATTTTATTTTTTTTTAGTGATTTTTATGAAATTTGACATGGACTACATTGCTCATCATAACAGATTAACTTTAATGAATTCCTATTATAAGATAGCTATAGCTATGGGATTAATGATAATTACATTAATTTTGAATAATTTATATTTTGATGTTATTATCTTTGCTTTAATGTTAATTTTAATAGTGGCAGTAGCTGGAATTTCATTTAAATCCTATTTAAAGTTTATTTCAATTCCTGCAGTTTTTACAATACTGACATGCGTATTTTTATTATTTTTCTTTGGAACTGGAAATATTGTTTGGGACAGTCATTTTTATGGAATTGCAATAAGGCAGGATGCAGTTGATTTGGCAATTTATACTTTTTTTAGAATTTTTGCATGTTTTTCATGTTTGGGATTTTTAGGTTTAACTACCCCAATAGCAGAGGTTTTACATTCTTTGGAAGTTATAAAAGTACCTAAAATAGTAATAGAAATTGCATTGCTTATGTATAATACAATATTCATATTTTTAAATGAAATTGATATAATGAAAAAAGCACAGGAAACAAGATTAGGTTATAATGGATATAAAACTTCATTTAAATCTGTAGCAATGTTGGGGAGCAATATATTTTTAAGATCTATGGATAAAGCA
This genomic stretch from Methanobrevibacter smithii ATCC 35061 harbors:
- the pyrF gene encoding orotidine-5'-phosphate decarboxylase, with protein sequence MNIKNNLILALDVTNKDKAIEICKEVSPYINTIKIGYPLTLAEGLEIIKIIKDEFGANIICDYKVADIDATNSKICDLTFDAGADAIICHGFVGSDSVQACLDSANKHEKEIFLLTEMSHPGAKMFLQKDAEAIAKMGVDMGITNYVAPATRLDRLSEIRNIVGDDACIISPGVGKQGGDAKKTLEFASAIIVGRSIYESDNPALACEKIIKD
- the modB gene encoding molybdate ABC transporter permease subunit: MTDWTPIFISMKTASLSIFITFFLGLIVAWGIVKLKNDSVKIVLDGIFTLPIVLPPTVVGFFLLYIFGVRGPIGKFFVDFFSVKIAFSWSATVIAAVVMSFPLMYRSARGAFEQVDSNLLDAGRTLGMSEFKIFWKVLLANALPGIISGGILAYARGLGEFGATAMIAGNIAGQTRTLPMAVYSEVAAGNMGDAFNYVIFIVIISFIAIFIMDYVSIRKERQWK
- a CDS encoding aldo/keto reductase, yielding MEKRIVKKTREELSPIGFGAMRLPSKNGKINYKESEKLIHHAIDNGINIIDTAAIYNNGESEKVLGKALKGEYRNKVKISTKLPAMNIKKYEDMEKILNEQLERLQIDCIDYYFLHNVDLKAMNRLLKKDVLKFLSKAKQEEKIKYVGFSYHGTTEEFPLLLDAYDWDMVMIQYNYFDNNVQADIEGIHHAASKGMGIFVMEPLKGGILAGKMPDKVESIFKKADPSKTNAEWSISWILNHPEITCVFSGMNNIAQIDENIAIGNSVEPHSMSLEELETIDYAKRALKELLQINCTSCGYCLPCPRGVNIPECMKIYNEKYLFNQKGLLNQSLIDYYLTVSGIMIDSSNAGLCNGCRKCLRKCPQHLDIPKELDKVKKEFEGHFFKFKVLFVKSIGMKIYQKFF
- the modA gene encoding molybdate ABC transporter substrate-binding protein — its product is MVSKKIIAIVVVIAVLAVGVGVWANGSASTDDSLNGQEVNLAAAASLKNVFDEKLIPMFEEKYPGVKVTPTYASSGDLQKQIENGLDADVFMSAGNKQMNKLVNESLIDNSTNIQFLENKVVLIVPKDSDLNISSFEDLKNVDGNIAMGDPSSVPAGQYGKEVLTNLGVWDSVESKLSLGTDVTAVLNQVAQGSAECGIVYSTDAKSNDDVKVVCEAPDDALKTPVIYPVAELKNSEHQDATQKFMEFLKSKEAKDVFVEYGFTIHE
- a CDS encoding sulfate/molybdate ABC transporter ATP-binding protein, with the translated sequence MSNELLKVNIQKKLKEFDLNVDFELKKGCLGILGPSGCGKSMTLKSVAGIVNPDNGVISLTTNDETVYYDSNEKINLKPQKRNVGYLFQNYALFPNMTVEENVAIGLPKDYDEKRLTDMIKRFRLEGLEKRYPRELSGGQQQRVALARILAYSPDVILLDEPFSAMDTFLKEQLRIELSNVLKDFDGFSILVTHNRDEVFQFCDELLILDKGKIIAKGTTHDVFENPKKVQVARLTGCKNISKVEIIDDYHLKSLEWGITFEVAEKISQDITHIGIRAHDFLPAEKDDINSFDTINATKLEIPFEWQITLANGLWWKLDKKYMIMNL
- a CDS encoding TIGR04083 family peptide-modifying radical SAM enzyme; protein product: MTFHVMIIPTLGCQCNCKYCWGSESTKEMMDISVIDDIITWLKDFRDDKVHFTFHGGEPLLAGYDFYAEALEKLSKIDNLEGFSLQSNIWLLSDELIDLFLKYNVAVSTSIDGPEEINDYQRAEGYFKKTIGRYERAKEKGLNINFVLTVTQYSKDYSDELYEFFKSHGMNLKIHAALPSLRGDNADPWALDQEEHGKLLIDWLDKYLYDLDKFSVMDLDHIAKSTFRRRGTLCTFADCIGTTLAVGADGSIYPCYRFVGMDEYILGNVKANPSFDKLKESDAWAKLQEFREYVDENCAKCRYVKYCEGGCPYNAIVASKTPKAVDPQCKAYKMIFGEVSKRLNKEFAKNAFGGLNGPGIKKENEAFSIMDLMMKP
- a CDS encoding deoxyhypusine synthase; the encoded protein is MKVNQIDISKDMKVSDLVAQFEASDVLGAGRVARATNILANMIKDEDTNVFMSLGGPLIPGGMRNIVSQMIREGHVDLIVSSGANLTHDLLEAFGGAHYRDEGKDDEELNAEGIGRIADINVGSNDFEVFEKEINRLFEIISAKKPVISIQELIYEIGMLIDDENSFIATAARNNVPIFAPGIIDCMIGLQLWIFSQDHDFTISAAGDMPYLSDIVFGSEKVGGILLGGGLTKHYTLASNILNGGLDCAVQITMDRPEAGSLGGAPLEEAKSWSKAKCGSNLATVVGDVTIIFPLIYAAALDKI
- a CDS encoding CBS domain-containing protein → MLTSVQKEILQTLINLYQSANGGSIKGEDIAEIMSRNPGTIRNQMQSLRSLGLVKGVPGPRGGYKPTVEAYHSLNISVTDKDFNVPIYKDGEKLKDISVAKIEFTSIPQPGECEAAIKVLGNIKDLSLGDTIRIGPTPVNNLGVMGKIVGRDDMDNILLVDTTTIRSIPKNTVGDIASRDVVSLKVSSTLKEAAEVFAFNDIKGAPVMEDGKAVGVFTVTDLVRAIANNKEDLLVGDLMTTNIVIVNEDMRIANAIEIMLKKAISRVLIADNDNNLLGIVTRTDLINSITNLSQFPIITQ
- a CDS encoding TIGR04165 family Cys-rich peptide codes for the protein MKLEEILAPCPKCGSKDKHVHRKMLDNHRAHAELDTVKCEDCGYIFFVNDSMEEDEKKELLKELNKYYG